Proteins from one Triticum aestivum cultivar Chinese Spring chromosome 7A, IWGSC CS RefSeq v2.1, whole genome shotgun sequence genomic window:
- the LOC123147402 gene encoding tyrosine--tRNA ligase 1, cytoplasmic — translation MDTSLAAAAVTAEASAPAAASTEPSAAPDASPAASSSSAAAAAAEDLAGGVAALSLDERFDLLMSIGEECIQPDELKRLLQNKPVPICYDGFEPSGRMHIAQGVVKTINVNKMIRAGCKVKIWIADWFAQLNNKMGGDLKKIQTVGRYMIEIWKAAGMNLDGVEFLWSSEEINRRANEYWPLVMDIGRKNNIKRITRCCTIMGRSDNEELTAAQIFYPCMQCADIFFLKADICQLGMDQRKVNMLAREYCDDIKRKNKPIILSHHMLPGFKEGQEKMSKSDPTSAIFMEDDEAQVNLKIKQAFCPPKIVDKNPCLEYIQYIVFPWFDKFEVVRKENNGGNKTFLTMDELVADYEAGGLHPADVKPALAKAINEILKPVRDHFNSSSEAKILLNTVKKYRVSN, via the exons atggACACTTCCCTGGCTGCCGCCGCTGTCACCGCAGAGGCCTCCGCCCCCGCCGCGGCATCAACGGAACCTTCCGCGGCTCCTGATGCCTCCCctgcagcctcctcctcctccgctgccgccgccgccgccgaagaccTCGCGGGGGGCGTGGCGGCATTGAGCCTGGACGAGCGGTTCGACTTGCTGATGAGCATAGGCGAGGAGTGTATTCAGCCtgacgagctcaagcggctgctGCAGAACAAGCCCGTCCCTATCTGCTACGACGGGTTCGAGCCCTCTGGCCGAATGCACATTGCCCAG GGTGTTGTGAAGACAATTAATGTTAACAAGATGATCAGAGCGGGATGCAAAGTGAAAATCTGGATAGCAGACTGGTTTGCACAGCTAAACAACAAAATGGGTGGTGATCTGAAAAAAATCCAGACTGTCGGGCGCTACATGATTGAAATATGGAAAGCAGCTGGTATGAACCTTGATGGTGTTGAATTCTTATGGTCTTCAGAGGAAATTAATAGGCGTGCAAATGAATACTGGCCACTTGTAATGGACATTGGCAGGAAAAATAATATCAAAAGAATAACGAG GTGTTGTACGATTATGGGTCGCTCTGACAATGAGGAATTGACTGCTGCACAGATCTTCTATCCTTGCATGCAGTGTGCTGATATATTCTTCCTGAAG GCGGACATATGCCAGTTGGGTATGGACCAAAGGAAGGTTAACATGTTAGCAAGGGAATATTGCGATGACATCAAAAGGAAAAACAAGCCAATTATTCTGTCACATC ATATGCTCCCCGGTTTCAAAGAAGGCCAGGAGAAGATGTCAAAGAGTGATCCGACATCGGCTATCTTTATGGAAGATGATGAG GCTCAGGTAAATTTGAAGATAAAGCAAGCTTTCTGTCCTCCCAAAATTGTTGATAAAAATCCGTGCCTGGAGTACATCCAGTACATTGTTTTCCCTTGGTTTGACAAGTTTGAGGTTGTCCGCAAAGAAAACAATGGCGGTAACAA GACATTTTTAACCATGGATGAGCTTGTTGCTGATTATGAAGCGGGTGGTTTGCATCCTGCCGACGTTAAACCTGCTTTGGCGAAAGCGATCAATGAAATATTGAAG CCTGTTCGTGACCACTTCAACAGCAGCAGTGAAGCCAAAATTCTCCTCAATACTGTTAAG AAGTACAGGGTAAGCAATTGA